Genomic DNA from Prunus persica cultivar Lovell chromosome G1, Prunus_persica_NCBIv2, whole genome shotgun sequence:
AAGACACGagtgtgttttattttttcaacaacTTGGTGCATTAGTCTCCCCTCAACCGATGTATTCCATGCAGCAGCAATAATTCTCTCACAATCCTCATGTTGAGTCCACATGCTCTCAAACTAAAAACTAGGACGTGACCTTTTGTGCGTAGTACTGTGGTGGCACAGGGAGAGCATAATGGGTAAATGATCGGACCGGCTGGGTTCCAGATGAAAAACTTTTGTATCTGGGAACATTGATCGCCATTCAGAATTAGCAAAAGCTGCGTCTAGACGCTCCCTTAAGGCTAAAAAGCTAAGCTAAACTCAATTTAACGTGAGAAGCTTTTAAAGGGTGATTAGACGAAAACACCACACTTAAGAACAGCTTTTATCAAgggaattaaaattttaaatcattttgctatttgataattttcatttgcatCAACGATATCAACAAGTGATGGCTATTCCTATTTGTAAGACATCAATCAAGGGATTTGAGAGACAAAACTCTCATGCAAAACTCAATCCAAAACATAGAAATGAGACGGTTCTctatgaaattataaataggagatttatttccatATGGTCTATAGGTATTTTCAGGTTTGCCGCATTTCAAGAGGAAGCAAAAATAGATGGAACATTTCCCACGTTGCATACAACAGAAGAATGAACACAACGGATGGACATGCAATGatgtattatttaaatttacataatttattttatatataaatccaTTATTCTTCaccagaaatttttttatgaaaaaaaaaaaagcaatagaTGAAATGGCGATGCCACAGATTCAACGAGAACATCTATGTCAGGGCACACCGGGAATCAAGCCAAGTGATAATATCATCAAGGACTGAAAAAATTCTGTCATCaggttctccttcaagaatgCAATGATAACCTTCCGGGTAGAGTTTAAGGGTTTTATCCTCGCTAGAGGCCTTCTCATAAAGATACTGACTCACTAGGGGATCAGTCACCTTATCTGCTGCTCCATGAAGAATTAGCAGTGGAGATGAAACCTGACATATCTCAAATTTGGTTAACCCATGGCATCAAATGAAAGGCATCGCTACATAACGTAGGAGCTAAAATACTCTGTCAGAAAATGACAAAAGAAGGGATGCACATCAGACACGAAAGGGAACTGACCTTCTCAACTTGCATCTCAATATCCTTGGTAGCATATAGAAGTTCCACTGCAGTCTTCAACCGCACGTGATCATTGTAGCATGTCACATTGTAAACAGCCTGATAAGGGATGAGCAAAGCTTTGAATACTAAAACTCAATCCTCTAAAAGCAGATAAAGAGAACTTGTAGTCTAGATATGATTTTCTCATTAGGAGAAATTTATCATTAGAAATGTGGGGAGTTCTAATTGAATGGCTAGGCAATAGATAGTTTTATCCTGTTTCACTGGTAGAGAAACTTTACTATTGTACAATAGTCATCTCCATCAGATTTTCATACAAGTGCATTTACATTGGTAGAGGAAATGAAAGACaaaccattttcctttttatcgGATCTCTGAAAGCCAGCTCAGCTAAATCTTTCTGTGGGATAAGCTTTGCTTTCGGCATAACTTTTGACATAAGAATTAATATCTTCTGAGCAGCTGCTGGAGGCGTTACATCCTCTGCAATCTTTCAGCAACTCAAGGtcagaaaaaatttcatgatGAAAATCTGCAACTTCTAAAGTGCATTTGTAGACACAAAATTAGGTCTTGCAACTTCTGAAATCAACACAATAAGAAAATCTGCATACAAGAAATCAGCAGTATCTTCTGTaagttgtttctttttctgttgttcAGACTATTTAACATATGTCTGTTTACGAGTGTATACGAATGTTGTATTCAGGGTCATGTTGAAATAATGGCAGCTTTCTTCTAACAATTTTGATATCTTTCATCTTTTCCTGTTAAGTTGTTTGTGTAAGACGGTAAAACTTCCTTTAAACGAAGCATGAGTCATGTGGAAAGaataagaaagagaaggtAGACATCAAAAGATGCAGAAACTTATATTCCAATACACACAGATAGGGGCACTGTGAGCTCATTCCTCCTCCCAAGACTGATTGATTCAAGTAGAATTTTACACACTACTTGAGGGTCCTAACTTGGTAGCCACAGTAGAGGCCTCCCCAGAAATGTCCTCTAGTTATTGTCTTCCAAGAACTAATATGGAGGTCTTTGATTCCTGAAGACTGTAATCCCCAGCCTCCAAATCGGCAGGTGCCAGTTGTGCAAATTCCTGATGACGCCTCTAGTAAATGCTATCATTTTTAGTTGATGAACCATCAGTAGGATACACTCCAAACATTCAGGACCTATTTCTATCTTTCCTGCCCACTCACTTTCCCTGAATTCTCAACACACAATAAAAATGCAAACAAGGAAACTTCCTACGAAGCAAGCAATGACCCAACGGTGGCACAAGAtactattaaaaattaaaaaaaatttaagattcTTTAGGTAACTAAATCAATATGAATTCTGCAAACTCAGGTAATGACTAATATGAATTCTGGAAGCTCTTTGTTAAAGTATTCatcagaagaaaaacatagaGACTGAAAAGTTTGTTTTCTACATGGTAAGCTTTAAATTTAATCGAAGTGCATGAGATTACAGAACTTCATATTAATAGGAAACTGAAGTTGAAATGAATGAATCTTAAATTTGGTTCCACTAATGTGCATATTGGAGCAACGTGGGCTTACTTTACACATTGGGGCCACGAGAACAACTCCATCCCATGCATATGGTTCCTTTAAGTGAACTTTGAGAGTAACGGCTCCACCCATGGACTGCCCCAATATAAAGTGGGGCAACCCTTTCAACTCTGGTCTTCCTGTCAATcataattttgaaataataGTTTGATTAGTGTAAAGTTTGCAATATCAGATGATAGAGATGCTAAGACTAAGCTAGGATCAGTGTCATACCTTTAATCTTTGTGTACTGTTCAATCACATCATCAGCTAATTGATCAAAGCTTGGAATGTAACCATGCAATCCTTCAGAAAGACCAAAACCTGGATAGTCCATGGCATATACAGCGTACCCAGATGCAGCAATTCGCCTGGCTATACCTGAAAATCCAAACCCGACGGATATCAAGTGAACTAAACCTTCCAAAATCAGGAacatagaaaaaaatttcacactGATTACACAATACTTAATGGAATGGCATAATGACAAACcttcaaagaagaaaacgCAAGTGTCACCATACCCatgacaaaaaaacaaaacaccttTAATTGGAACACCTTGTTTTGGCATCCAGCTTTTACAGAAAATTTGCAACCCCCTCGAATTTCTTTCGTACCACTACAAACCCAATAACAGTAGCAATCCATACTTGCATTTTGTCAGCAAACAAATGGAGCATTtgcaaaattaaatacaatgTAGATAGCTTCTACTTTCCAAACAATTTCAGGTAAACAAAATTAACTCTTACCTCCTCTGTTCTGATCCCAGTAGGAGCCAACTACCGGCCAATCCATTCCAAATaagaagaacaaataaaagcaTTAATTACTGTTACTTAGTTTCAACGAATCGAAGGCTGGTAAAGTAAAGGTTAAGATGATGATCACAATTAAAAGAAACCAACCTTAAACAAGCAATGATCAAGCTGTTGCTGGACCTCAACGAAAGCGGATCGAACCTGCCTGCGAGTATAAGCAAAGTCGAGGTTCTGGTTAGCGATCGAGTTCAGCTCCTCACTTACACCTTCAATGGGTGGCCTTTTCTTGGCGGTAACCATTAGGCGAGTTCCTCTGGGGACTAAAAATGTGGGCTTTGGATGAAGATGGTTGATTGGGTTTTGGAATTGAGGAGGAAACAAAGGAAGCTTAAGAGGTTGGTATCTCAGAGCACGGGAAAGGTCCATTAGAGAGGTCAGTGAGGAAAACGTCAAACACAGACAGGGAGCTCTCCAGTAAGCCTTTGAAACGAGCCGAAGTGCACGACTTCGATTTTATTTCTACTTTTGTTTTGTCCATCCAAAGTGCACGTCACTTTTCCTAGAAGATGCACATGGAGCATGCgcttaaatatttttcttttggtcggAGTGGAGAGATCCCTCCTAgttctggttttttttatttttttttaatgcttaTATATaggaaatttaattatatagatACTTTATAAGGATACGACAGCTATTCAACTGTACCCTTTTGAActagtgtttttcttttgttggggaagaacaaaaaaactgaaaagggTTATGTAATATTACAAATTATGGTACGAGATTTCTTGGAAAGTTTATAAGTCGACAATAAATGGAACCAGCTAATCTATGGCCTACCTACAAGTTCAACTTTTGTAGTTACATGTAAAAGGGGAGAAAAACTTTGTTTCAATCGGGATAAtactgttttgctattttcgACCAATAATGTTATGTCACGTGGAAGTGTTATCATGCATGTCATAGCGTCATTCGTTgggtataaaaaaataatgatatcTCCATTTCATAGAAGTCTTTCTCATAAAGAGGACATGAGAATTTGGATATGTCCCTTTAACTCATCAAATTATGGCGTTTACCACTATCAATTCAAGCACTGGCATCTTATCAAAATCTTAAAAGGAAAATGTGAAAGGATGCTGTAAATGATTGTAAATTTTAATTGGGGGAGCACCGAAAATCAAGCCATGTTACAATGTCATCTAGGACAGTAAAAATTCTGTCATCAGGTTCCCCTTGAAGAATGCAGTGATAACCATCTTGATAGAGCTTCAAAGTTTTATCCTTGCTAGAGGCCTTCTCATAAAGTAACTGGCTCACTAAAGGATCGGTCACCTTATCTGCCGCTCCATGAAGAATTAGCAATGGCCCTGAAACCTGCAAAATCTCCAGAAACTAGTTAAGTCATGCTGCTGGTAATTTTGAAAGGGCATGACAGAATAGCACAAAGGGCAACCGACCTTATCCAACTGTGTTTCTATATCACTTGTGGCCTTCAGCAGTTCCACAGCTGTTCTTGATCGCATGTGGTCTTTGTAAGAAATCACATTGTAACCAGcctaaagagagaaaattaacATCACAATTTAACTATTGTTTCAGCTTCAGTTGATCAACCAACTAAATGGAGAAGTGCAGAAAGGGCTAAccgtttttctctttctcggATCTCTGTAGCTTAGGCCAGCCATGTCTTTCTGGGGAAAGAGTTTTGCCTGAGGCAAAACTTCAGACATGAGTGCTAATAGCTTCAGAACTATTGCTGGAGGCATCACGTCCTCTGCAATCTTGGCAACTCAAAGTCAACAGACAAATATTCAGTTGGTGATCCAAGAATGAGAAGTCCGAATGTAACTAAATCAGCCAAGGAAACCAACATTATCACTAGTTTGCGCAGCAATGGAGATGGAGAGGAACATGTAAACACGGAAACACAATTTGCTAgtgaaaactaaacaaaaaacaaagaaagagaaggagcTTACTTTACACATTGGAGCTACAAGGATTACTCCATCCCATTTAGACGGTTCTTTTAGATGAATCTTGAGAGTGACAGCTCCGCCCATGGACTCTCCCATTATAAAGAAGGGCAAACCTTTCACTTCGGGTCTTCCTGAATTGTAATACAAAGCAATTAGCAATTAGCAATTAGCAAGCCTGTCTTGTAAGAGTTGCAACTTGCAATACAAAGTGATCACAGCAAAATACCATGAAGAATAACATTGAGTCTAGGCAATTTCACACCTTTGATATTAGTAAATTGTTCATTAACATCGTCAACCAATTCATCAAAGTTTGGGATGTAACCATGCAATCCTTCAGAAAGACCAAAACCTGGATAGTCCACAGCATATACAGCGTACCCAGATGCAGCAATTCGCTTAGCAATACCTGAAAATCCAAATTCGAACCGCACCATGTGTAAAACTTCCAAGTTTTGGCCTTAGATTGGCATAAACTTTTAGTTGGATTAATTATAATACAGGGAAGTAGCTGCTCAAATttacaaacaaattaataaacaaataagTAAAGGGAAAGACAGAGCAACCAACCTTCAAAGAAGAATGTGCAAGTGCTACCGTACCCATGGCAAAAACATAAAGCACCTTTGATTTGAACATCTAGTTTTGGCAACCAGCTTTTGCAGAAAATTTGCATGCCCTTTGAGTTCCTTCCATACCACTACGAACAATGGCCACAACAAGTTCTAAAATGATCATCAATTAAATCTGGGGAATTAAGAATTAAAGAAGTCAATTTGTTTCTTACCTCCTCTGTTCTGATGCCAGCATGATCcatctaaaattttcaagagGGAGAAAGCAAACGCATTATGAGTTcctaatattttgaaattgaaacttgaaTTCCATTCAACTGTTACAAATGTTTGAGCAGCAAGCTAGCAGCCTATCACGACCATAGTCAAATTGAACGAACCTTGAACAAGCAATGATCAAGCTGTTGATGCACGTCAACGAATGCAGACCGAACTCGTCTCCGAGCAGGTGCATGGTCTAGATTCTGCGAAGCCATGACGCTCATCTCCTCGCTTAAGCCTTCTATTGGCGACGGTCTCTTAGCCGTGACACTGAACTGAGTTCTTCTTGGGTCCAATTTTGGTTGATGAAAAATGGGTACGTGCTGTTTTTGTGCATACTTGATCGGAGAGAAGGATTTCCGGTCAAACAGAGAAGGCTCCGTTGGTCGGAAACTCAGAGTAAGCGAAAGGTTCATGGCTGTAATTATGGAATAGTTAATGGGAAGTGGATGCAAGTTTGACGGTCATAGCTCTGGTTTTAGTCAAACAGAGTGGACCACGTGCGCTGCACTATAATTTATTGTCTGGAAattagaaattatttttttttgggtgtaaaattaaagtataatttgaTATTGCCTTATTGAAGTTTTCAGAAACAGTTGGTTCTCCCGCTCAAACATAACCTtgtgataaaaaaaacaaaatagcgAAGATTTTGCATGAATTGGCCCAAAAGCCCCCTCACAGACTTCTCGAAGAGAAGTTCATCTCACTCTTGCAATCATGTAAGGCCACAAAGCAACTTCGCCAAACACAGACCCAGATAATCACCCACGGCTTCTCGCACAACCACTATATCGCCCCAAAACTAATTACAGCATGCGCTGAACTGAAGCAAATGGCGTATGCCCACAAAGTGTTCGATGGAATTCCGGACCCGAACTTTGCTTTATGGAATGCAATGTTCAGAGGGTATGCTAAGAATCAGAGTCATAGAGAAGTTATACTATTGTTTGGAAGGATGAAGAGCATGGATATAATGCCCAATTGCTTCACGTTTCCTGTTGTGATTAAATCTTGTGGGAGACTGAAAAGGTTGGTAGAAGGTGAAGAGGTGCATTGTGTAGTGATAAAAGGTGGTTTTAGAGCAAACCCATATGTGGGAACGACGCTGATTGAAATGTATGCGGCTGGGGGAGTGATTGGAGCTGCTTACAAGGTGTTCGGTGAGATGTTCGAGAGGAATGTGGTTGCTTGGACTTCCATGATTAATGGTTACATCTTGTGTGGTGATATGGTTTCTGCACAGCGCCTTTTTCATTTGGCTCCCGAACGTGATATTGTGTTGTGGAACACCATGGTTTCAGGTTATATTGAGCTGAGGGATATGGTGGCAGCTAGAAAACTCTTTGATGACATGCCAAGACGAGATGTGATGGGTTGGAATACCGTTTTGAATGGTTATGCAAGTAATGGGGAGATTGATGCTTGTGAGAAGTTGTTTGAAGAGATGTCTGAGAGGAATGTTTTCTCTTGGAATGGATTAATTGGAGGATATGCACGTAATGGACGTTTCTTTCAAGTTCTGGGATCTTTCAAGCGGATGCTAAGCGAGAGTGATGTGCTTCCTAATGATGCCACCTTAGTGACTGTGTTGTCGGCGTGTGCAAGATTAGGAGCTCTTGATTTGGGTAAGTGGGTACATGTATATGCAGAGAGCATTGGGTACAAGAGAAATGTTTTCGTTGGGAATGCTTTGATTGACATGTATGCAAAATGTGGGATCATTGATAATGCACTTGACGTGTTCAAGAGCATGGATAACAAGGATTTAATTACCTGGAACACTATAATTTGTGGCTTGGCAATGCACGGTCGTGGGGCGGATGCCTTAAATTTGTTTCGCCAGATGAAGAattatggagaaaacccagaTGGGATCACCTTCATAGGCATTTTGTGCTCTTGTACACATCTTGGATTGGTCGAAGATGGCCTTTTGTATTTCCAATCAATGGTTGATGACTACTCAATTGTGCCACAGATTGAGCATTATGGTTGTATGGTGGATCTGCTGGGACGCTCGGGTCTTTTGGACCAGGCCATGAACTTTGTGAGGAAGATGCCAATGGAACCAGATGCTGTTATTTGGGCTGCCTTACTAGGGGCATGTCGGATTTACAAAAACATTGAGTTTGCAGAGCTGGCTCTTGAACGTCTCATTGAACTTGAACCGAAAAACCCTGCAAACTATGTCATGCTCTCAAATATTTATGGCGATCTTGGGAGATGGAGAGATGTGGCGAGATTAAAAGTTGCAATGAGGGATACTGGGTATAAAAAAGTCCCAGGTGTTAGCTTTATTGAGGCCAATGATGGTGTGGTTGAGTTCTATTCCTTAGATGAGAGGCATCCTGAGACTGAGGAAATATATGGAGCCTTGAGGGGATTGACGAAACTGCTAAAATCATCTGGATATGTACCAGACTTTCTGGATCTTGGGCACGGAGCCTAGGGTTCAAAACCAGGATAAGGGAAACATTAATTTGTTTCTGTAGATTTTGCAACCCTGTAACTTGTAACATATGGTCAGGTTATATCATTGTTGAAGGAAACTGAGGTATTATCTCTTTAatcaggaaaagaaaaggaaaggtgGAAGCACtactcatttatatatatatatatatatgcttcaaTGTTTTTGGATTATAAGAATTTAAATGAAGTTTGCTACTTAGAATGTCACCATGTATTACATTAACAGTAGagaagctgctgctgctcaTCCGCCACTTTTCTCTGCAATGCTCTTTGATCTAGTGTGGTTTCCTAGCTGACAGCTATCCAAGTCTTGTAGACGGGCTAAAGGCCCAAAGGGGTCAGCCTGCTAGTTGGGCTTGGACTGCACAGTTGGGCCTGTGGCATCATATTGGGCTGTATCCACCGATCAGGAAAAGGCCCAATTAACCCTTCGACCGCGGACCTTTTGGTCATTTGTCTTTTGCATCTATCACTATCTCACTGTCACATATTGTTAGCCACCCTACCCACATACCATTTTCACCgctaacaaaaattaatggCTACTTGgactttttttgggtatagttatatttttatgtaattttataagtGGATAAATTTATGAATAAACAATtgagagattcactattatatccaatataggagctcaaattataaaaatatcatgtatgaaatggactttagaaacacacccaaagtccatttacaacataacaaataggcttttaacttcttataaattacaaaactaccattgatttcttaaaacaagctcaaCCTTAAAagctcattaaaaaaaacctaaaacactcaatagggcattaaagtaatttaataatcaaaattaaattaaatagagCTAGAtgttattttttgagtttttttttttttggtttgtttatagaaattaaattatgtagggtttatttatattttttgtgctaagaatgggtatatgactaaatatctctaaacGAGGGTTTCTACGGTCTTCTCATGTGGGTCCACTGTGTTGGTCTCTAGTTGCGGTTCTCATTGGAGGTCTTTGTgttaggttttattttttacttattcttttattgtaatggtcCAAAATGACCTGAATTGGACTCTCATGTTAGTTCATGACTTGTGTGGTACTCTTTCTTCCCATGAGATTTGTCCCATAAGATTGTCCTAGGTAGGTTTTAACAAAATCACTGTATCATGTCGCTCTTTATACGTCTGTGGTTTTATGAATGAATTCGCattctaaaaaaaacattggaCACTTGTGTCTCTCTAAATTAaacattaaatattaaatattaaatataaaacgAAACCCATCTTGCAAACTCCATAAACTAACATTACATGCTTTGTACGTATTAAGTTTAGCTTTAAATAACGATTTAATTACCTAATCTTctcttaaaaaacaaaacaaaacacttgATCATGATAAGTGCGGCGGCCCAAGTGTAGATGACCAACAAGTGCAGTGTAAAGCAGTGATTAAGCCAAGTGGACAAAATCTAAACAAGTTTGTGTAATTAAAGAAAAGCATAACCCGTGTCGttcaccaaaagaaaaacaaataaaagagtATAGTTgggtaatttatttatataatctgGTTTATCTCTGTCCGTCTCTTTCATCATGCATGTGATTTATTAGTAAAGTAAAATTCAGGGCTGTGATTTGGAGTTGATGATGAGTAGTTGGCTGGCTTGTAGTAATAAATAGTCAACGGTTGCCTCTCTTTCTGATGTAAAATGAAATCCAAAACTTGCGGACCCGATTGATTTAATCTTTGTTCTTCGCATCACAGTGTAGGAAGTGAAACCAACAGTATTATACACCAAACTGATTAGACACATGCAAATATTTTGAACGGATCAAACATACGACGACGAAGACGAGTAATAACTAGGTGAGGAGGGAATTGAAACCACATCTCTGATTTGCTGATGGAGAAGCGCCCGTCACTATATTTGGCCAAATTTTGTGGAGGACTtggaaattaaatgaaaatgaagtcACTAAGTAGAGTTATTTGGTGATTTTCCAACTTGAAAAAGCATTCAACAGTCAACCAGTTGGAAAATCGTTGGCCGCTCAGCTCAGTGGCATGATTATCATTTCCCGTTTTCATAGCCAGAGAAGTAGGTACAGCTATCAGAGGTACACACATGGAAAATTGTTATAATGTGTGTACATGTGTCCGATTGTCATGCCTTTAATTTAGGTACGTAGTTGTACTATATTACATGAATTAGGATTGCTGATGTATGATTGGCTAGATGTTGATGTCAGTTTAATTAACAGATCTTTGGATTCCTATTGAGTTTGTGAACTTAATCACCTATTTTATACgttttgaattaaatttgTTAGCAACTTCATGaaaagtaatatatatatccctATCGCTTACAACTTTATGAAAAAAGTATTTAGTGTTACGAATGGTCACATTGTCAAATGATGCCGCATCGAAAAACTCTTCCGTCACGATCAAATCACATTTGACACAATCTTAAATTCTTCTAGTGTGGGTCTATGTAGCTTTTAGTAATCACTTTACTTATCTTATTAAGGCTTGATATCATCTTGGTGTAGCAAGAGTACGTGTATTTTTTAGAGCACGCGTAGCATATGGTTCGTTGGCTGCTTAATGAACTGCATGCGtagatttggaaagaaaaagattttaaaaaaaatactcatCATCCAAATGAGTCTTACTAATAATACGATGGATCGACTAAGCCCCGCCACGATCAAATCTTAAAGGGGCCCTAATCCATATCGTTCCAgatgattaatttaaaaaaaggatattcaattcaattgtagtatataataaataaatcaaaagatAAGACTGACTGAGGCCCATCGAAACCTAAAAGTCGTTATGAGGATCCCGGCTAGCTTAAAATTCTCCTCCTTTTAAAGATATAAATCATTAAAGTTGTGCATCCCCACGTCTTATTCCTTGCCGTCAAGCTCAGTCATATCTACTGTAGTCATGGTTTGGGGGATCCAGTGCAAATTGTAGTTTATTTAGTTAGAAATTTTCGTACCAAGGGGAGAGCGTTCAATGCTGATCATGATTTCAATCCCACCTTTTCAACACCGACTTGGATCTTTGGGCTTCTAAATCTTGCAACACTTATGCACAATCTAAAACCTAGAAATTCTAATCCCCCATTACCAAATTTCTACATGCACCCATCTTGCtattggctttggcttttgaaaatttcaaccttTTTTAAATGTAACAATCGGGGCGCGGCAAACCCCAAACCAACTCCCGAATGATACTATAGTAGGACTGACCGACTTTACAAGATCGTGTGCAAGGAAGGTGAAGAAAAAATCTGCTGCACCAACCACCACATCAGCCCTTTGCTTTGTAGATTTATATAGTCTTTTTCGAAATTATGATATAAGTATTCGTGTCAATAGCGCATTTGATGCATTTGATACGTGAACATCAAAATCTAGCACTTGTcttgtataaattttaaattaatcatcTATTAATATAAGCTGAGCAAATTTCTACATATGTTAATGTTGGGGACACATTTTAACTAGTTATGGGTAAATTAATG
This window encodes:
- the LOC18789425 gene encoding pentatricopeptide repeat-containing protein At1g08070, chloroplastic, with product MAYAHKVFDGIPDPNFALWNAMFRGYAKNQSHREVILLFGRMKSMDIMPNCFTFPVVIKSCGRLKRLVEGEEVHCVVIKGGFRANPYVGTTLIEMYAAGGVIGAAYKVFGEMFERNVVAWTSMINGYILCGDMVSAQRLFHLAPERDIVLWNTMVSGYIELRDMVAARKLFDDMPRRDVMGWNTVLNGYASNGEIDACEKLFEEMSERNVFSWNGLIGGYARNGRFFQVLGSFKRMLSESDVLPNDATLVTVLSACARLGALDLGKWVHVYAESIGYKRNVFVGNALIDMYAKCGIIDNALDVFKSMDNKDLITWNTIICGLAMHGRGADALNLFRQMKNYGENPDGITFIGILCSCTHLGLVEDGLLYFQSMVDDYSIVPQIEHYGCMVDLLGRSGLLDQAMNFVRKMPMEPDAVIWAALLGACRIYKNIEFAELALERLIELEPKNPANYVMLSNIYGDLGRWRDVARLKVAMRDTGYKKVPGVSFIEANDGVVEFYSLDERHPETEEIYGALRGLTKLLKSSGYVPDFLDLGHGA
- the LOC18790537 gene encoding caffeoylshikimate esterase; protein product: MDLSRALRYQPLKLPLFPPQFQNPINHLHPKPTFLVPRGTRLMVTAKKRPPIEGVSEELNSIANQNLDFAYTRRQVRSAFVEVQQQLDHCLFKLAPTGIRTEEWYERNSRGLQIFCKSWMPKQGVPIKGVLFFCHGYGDTCVFFFEGIARRIAASGYAVYAMDYPGFGLSEGLHGYIPSFDQLADDVIEQYTKIKGRPELKGLPHFILGQSMGGAVTLKVHLKEPYAWDGVVLVAPMCKIAEDVTPPAAAQKILILMSKVMPKAKLIPQKDLAELAFRDPIKRKMAVYNVTCYNDHVRLKTAVELLYATKDIEMQVEKVSSPLLILHGAADKVTDPLVSQYLYEKASSEDKTLKLYPEGYHCILEGEPDDRIFSVLDDIITWLDSRCALT
- the LOC18789489 gene encoding caffeoylshikimate esterase, translating into MNLSLTLSFRPTEPSLFDRKSFSPIKYAQKQHVPIFHQPKLDPRRTQFSVTAKRPSPIEGLSEEMSVMASQNLDHAPARRRVRSAFVDVHQQLDHCLFKMDHAGIRTEEWYGRNSKGMQIFCKSWLPKLDVQIKGALCFCHGYGSTCTFFFEGIAKRIAASGYAVYAVDYPGFGLSEGLHGYIPNFDELVDDVNEQFTNIKGRPEVKGLPFFIMGESMGGAVTLKIHLKEPSKWDGVILVAPMCKIAEDVMPPAIVLKLLALMSEVLPQAKLFPQKDMAGLSYRDPRKRKTAGYNVISYKDHMRSRTAVELLKATSDIETQLDKVSGPLLILHGAADKVTDPLVSQLLYEKASSKDKTLKLYQDGYHCILQGEPDDRIFTVLDDIVTWLDFRCSPN